DNA from Kitasatospora acidiphila:
CCGGCTGTCCGAGCCGAGCACCAGCACGTTGACCGGGGTGTTGCCGGACCCGTCCGACGGACCGTCAGGAGGGCGGTGGGAGGAGAGGCCGGCGCTGGAGAAGATCGAGAGGTTGCCGTCGAGCCGTTCGTAGAACCAGAAGCCGGCCCCGGCTGTTCCCAGCACCAGGGCAGCCGCGGTCACCACGGCGACCTTCGCCAGTCGGCGGCGCCGTGGGTGGGCAGCTGACGGTTCAGCGCTTAGGCTGGTGGTTTCCACTCCGTCCTGGGCGTGTTGCTCCCCGGGATTGGCCTCGGGATCGGTCATGGGGCTGTCTTTCGCGCGGTTGCCGACAGATCAGTGGGCCGGCGGCTCCTCCGGGGCCGGTCGGGAGGACGGTCCGGCCGAATGATCCGGTTGCACACTTGCGCAATTTAGCAAGTTTTGGGCATGCCGCATACCCCCGACAACCGTGTTGGCGGAGGATGCGGCTATTCGGCGCAGGAAATCAGAACGTGGGAGTGTCGGGCTGCGTGCCGGTTGACGGCAGGTCAGGCGTGCCCGGCATGCCGGGTGTGCCCGGGATCCCCGGCATGCCGGGCACACCGTGAGCACCGGGCGCGCCGGGAGCGCCGGAGCGGTTCGCGGTGCCGTGCACCGTCGGCGCGCCGTACGGCGGCGGGGTGGGCGCGGCCGGTGCGGTGGGCGCGGCGGCCTCGCGCGGGGTGGCCCGCAGGTACATGGTGTCGTCGTCGCGCGCCTCGCCCTGGCCCGGCACCGTCCCGGCGGCCGGGGTGGCGGGCGTCGCGGCGACGGTCGGCTTGGGCGGCGCGATGACGCCGGAGGACTCCGGCTGCGGCTCCAGCTCGTTCCGTCCGGCGGCGTCGCTGAGCTTCAGCATGATGCCGGTGAGCAGCCAGTTGGCCAGCGTCGACGAACCACCGGCGGCCAGGAACGGCAGCGCCTTGCCGGTCAGCGGGATCAGGCCGCTGACGCCGCCGACCACCACGAAGACCTGCAGCCCCACCGCGCTGGCGAGGCCGGTGGCGAGCAGCTTGCCGAACGGGTCGGAGAGCGCGATCGCGGTCTTCAGCCCGCGCTGCACGAAGAGCCCGTAGACCAGCAGCACGGCCGTGACGCCGGCCAGGCCCAGCTCCTCGCCGACCGTGGTGAAGATGAAGTCGCTGCGGCCGGCGAAGCTGATCAGCCAGGGCCGGCCGCTGCCCAGCCCGGTGCCGGTGAGGTGGCCGGTGCCGAAGCTGAACAGCGCCTCGGCCGGCTGGTTGGAGATCAGCGCCGGGTCGTGGTGCGCCTTGTAGTAGTCCAGCGGGTGCAGCCACGCCACCACGCGGCCGTGCACGTGCGGCTCGATGGAGCCGACCACCGCGGCGCCGCCGACCGCCATCAGCAGGCCGAGGATCGTCCAGCTGGTCCGCTCGGTGGCCACGTAGAGCATCACGATGAAGACGCCGAAGAAGATCAGCGAGGTGCCCAGGTCGCGTTCGAAGATCAGCACCAGCAGGCTGATCACCCAGATCGCCAGCACCGGCCCGAGGTTGCGCATCCGCGGCAGGCTCATGCCCATGACCTTGCGGCCGACCAGCGCCAGCGCGTCCCGGCTCATCATCAGGTAGCCCGCGAAGAAGACGCAGATCGCCAGCTTCACGAACTCGTCCGGCTCCAGCTGCGGCAGGCCCGGGATCTTGATCCAGCGCTTGGCGCCGAAGTCGTCGCCGGGGAAGAAGGCGGGCGCGGCCAGCAGCACCAGCCCGCCGACCATCACGATGTAGACGTAGCGCTGGAAGAACCGGTGGTGCTTGACGAAGGCGATCATCGCCATCGCGATCGGCACCGAGATGAAGAGGAACTGCACCTGCGAGGGCGCGGCCGGGAGCTTCTGGTAGTCGCCCTTGGCGGAGTGGATGATCGCGTAGGACTGGTCCAGCCGGTTGAGCAGCACCAGGCCGAGCCCGTTGAGCAGCACCGCGCAGGGCAGGATCAGCGGGTCCGCGTACCGGGCGTACTTGCGCATCACCAGGTGCGCGCCGAACACCAGCACGGTGAAGGAGGCCCCGTAGACCAGCAGCCCCGGTGGCATCTTGTTGTTCATCGCCAGGTCGGCGTCGATGTAGGCGAACAGGCAGATCGCGAGCGCGAAGGCCAACAGCGCCGCCTCGATGTTGCGCCGCCGGTCGGCCCCGCGTTGGCCCTCGGCACGCTGGCTGGCCCGTTGGCTGCCTATCACACGAACTCCCCACCGGCACGGCACTCTGGACCGGCGAATTCTCGCATGCCGCGCCGGGTGGCCTGATCACCGACCCGAGACCAAGGGGGCGTGTACCGCGACCTACGCGCCGGGGGGCGGCGCGGCTAGACTGAGCCGCCGTACAACAGGGAGAGGGGTAGCACGGATGACGGGCTGGAGCAGGCTCGACGACCCCTCGCCACAGCTGCTGCAGCAGGCAGCCGCCTCCTTCGGTCTGCTCGCCTCCACCATGCGGCTGCACATCGTCTGGGTGCTCAGCCAGGGCGAGGCCGACGTCGGCACCCTGGCCGACCGGGTCGGCGGCACCCTGCAGGCGGTCAGCCAGCACCTGGCCAAGCTCAAGCTGGCCGGCATCGTCTCCAACCGCCGCGAGGGCCGCCGCCAGGTCTACGGCGTCGAGGACCCGCAGGTGGCCACCCTGGTCCGGCTGATGGTCGAGAACCTGGACGCCGCCGAGACGCCGCTCGCCGAGGTCCGGCGCCTGCGGAGCAGCGATGGCTGAGCGCGCGGCACACCAGCTCCGGCCGGCCCGCAGCCGGCCGGACGACGGTGTGCCCGCGGCGCTCGGCCCGGCCCGACTGAGCCGGCTGCAGGCACTGCGCGCGCTCGACTCCACGCCCCGCGGCCTGCCGGAGCAGGAGGCCGAGGACCGCCTCGCCCGGTACGGCGAGAACACCGTGCTCCCCGAGCCCGGACCCGGCCGGCTCCGCCGGATCCGCACCGCCCTCGCCGACCCCTTCACCGCGCTGCTCACCGGCCTGGCCGCGGTCTGCGCGGTGATCGGCTCCTGGGGCAGCACCGCGATACTGGGCGCCCTGGTGGCCGCCGCCTGCGCGCTGCGGCTCACCGACGAGCACCGCGCCGCCACCGCGCTGACCGCGCTGCGGGCGCTGGTGCCGACCACCGCGACGGTGCTGCGCCGGGCCGGCGAGGCGGAGCCGCTGGCCCGCGAACTGCCCGTCGAGCAGCTGGTGCCCGGCGATGTGGTCCGGCTCACCGCCGGCGACGCGGTTCCCGCGGACCTGCGGCTGCTGCGCGCCGAAGGGCTGACGCTGGACCAGTCGGCGCTGACCGGAGAGAGCGAGCCGGTGCACCGCGCCGCCGTCGACCTGCCGCCGCCGGCCGCCGCGTCCAGCCCCTTCGAGGAGCCGCACCTCTGCTTCGCCGGCAGCACCGTGATCACCGGCAGCGCCACCGCGCTGGTGCTCGCCACCGGCACCGGCACCCGGTTCGGCGCCGCGCACCGGCCCGGCCGGGTCCGCCGGCCGGGGCGCTCGGCCGTGGAGCGCGGAGTGCGCCGGGCGGCGCGGGCGATGATCCTGTTCATGGCCGCCGCCGTCCCGGCGACCGTGGCGGCCGACACCCTGCTGCACGGCTGGAGCGCCTCGCTGCTGCCGTTCGCGGTGGCCGCCGCGGTCGGCCTCACCCCGGAGCTGCTGCCGCTGGTGATCAGCGCGGTGCTGGCCCGGGGGAGTGCGGGGCTGCGCCGGGACGGCCTGGTGGTGCGCCAGCTGCCCGTGATCGGCGAACTGGGCGCGCTCGATGTGCTCTGCCTGGACAAGACCGGCACCCTGACCAGCGGCGAGACCGCGGTGCTCGGCGGCCTCGACCTGGCCGGCGAGCCCGACCAGGAGCCGCTGCGCTGGGCCGCGCTGGCCGCCGAGGCCGCGCTGCTCGCGGGTGACCCCGGGCTGGCCGCACCGCTGGACGAGGCGCTGCTGGTCACCGCCGACCAGGCCGGCCTGCTGGACGATCCGGGCCCGGCGGCCGGGGGCACCCCCGTGGTGCTGCCGTTCGATCCGGTGCGGCGCTACGCCGGCGCGGTGCTCAGCGTGCGCGACGGCGGGCACCGGCGGCTGCTGGTGGTCAAGGGTGCGCCGGAGGCGGTGCTGGACCGCTGCCCGGGGCTGCCCGAAGAGCAGCGCGCCGCCGCACTGGCCCTGGTCGAGCGGCAGGCCGCCGCCGGGCGGCGGCTGCTCGCGGTGGCGCTGGCCGAGCAGCCGAAGCTCGGCACCGCGGTGGACTTCAGCGGGCTGCGGCTGCTGGGCTTCGTGGCCCTGCGGGACGAACCGCTGGCCGGCGCGGCCGCCGCGCTGGCCGAGCTGTCCGGCACCGGGGTCGCGCTCACCGTGCTGACGGGTGACCACCCGAGCACCGCGCTGCGGCTGTGCGAGCAACTCGGGCTGGCCGTGGACCGGGTGGTGGCGGGCAGCGAGCTGGCCGGGCTGACCGAGGCCGAAGTGGCCGCGGCGGCGGCCCGCGGGGCGCTGTTCGCGCGCTGCGACCCGGAGCAGAAGGCCGCCGTGGTGCGGGCGCTGCGCCGGGCCGGACACACCGTGGGGTTCCTCGGCGACGGGGTCAACGACGTGCCGGCGCTGCGGGCGGCGGACATCGGCTTCGCCACCCCGGGGGCCGTCGGCGCCGCCCGCGCCTGGGCGGACGTGCTGCTCGGCGGCACCGACCTGGCGCGGCTGGGCCGGGCGCTGTCGGCCGGCCGGGAGGGGGTCGCCCGGGTCGCCGCCTATCTGCGGATCGCGCTCTCCTGCAACCTGGGCAACGCGATCTCGATGCTGGCCGGCGGGGTGCTGCTGCCGTTCCTGCCGATGCTGCCGGCCCAGGTGCTGCTGCAGAACGTCTGCTTCGACGCGGCGCAGCTCTCGTTCGCGGTCTCGGGGCGCGCCACCGGGCCCGGCAGCCGGCCGGTGCGGCTGCGCTGGGGGGCGCTGGCGGTCTTCGCGGTCGGCTTCGGGCTGCTCAACTCGGTGGCCGACGTGGCGCTCTTCGTGGTGATGCGCCGGGTCACCGGCGGGTTCGCCGGGCCGGACGCGGAGGGCATGTTCCACACCGCGTGGTTCAGCGAGAACCTGCTCACCCAGGCGCTGGCCCTGCCGGCGCTGTACGGGCTGACCGGGGCGCGGCTGCGGCCGCCGCGCCCGGTCTGGTGCGCGGCGGCGGCGCTGGCGGTGCTGGGGGTGCTGCTGCCGGAGCTGCCGTTCGGGGCGCACCTGGGCTTCGCGGCACTGCCGGTCGGCGCGGTCGGCCCGCTCGCGCTGGTGGTGCTGGGCTACGGGGTGCTGCTGCTGGCCGCCCGGCGGCTCTGGCGGCTGCTCGCGATCTGGGACGGGCGGCGGCAGGCCGGCTGACGGGGCTCAGCCCTGGGCGCCGGTCAGCATCCGGTTCAGCAGGTCGCGCAGCGTCCGGCGCTCCTCCAGGGGGAGGGCGGCCAGCGGCTCGCGGGCGAAGTGCAGGGAGCTGCGCAGTTCGGCGGAGGCGGTCCGGCCGGCCTCGGTGGCGGCGACCAGCTTGACCCGGCGGTCCTGCGGGTCGGCCTCGCGGGTGACGAAGCCGCGGGTCTCCAGCCGGTCGACGATGCCGGTGATGTTGGACGGCTCGCAGCTGAGCGTCTGCGCGATCCGCCGCATCGGCAGCGGACCGTAGCGCAGCAGGGCGAGCACCTTGGCCTGGGCGCCGGTGAGCGAGCGGGCCTGGGCGGCCTCCTCGTACTCCCGGTGGAAGACGGCCACCAGCCCCGCCATCAGTTCGACCACGTCGCGGGTCAGCTGCTCTTCGTCGAGCTGCTCCTCGTTGCTCTCCATGAAGTCATGCTACCTGAATATTTGACATCCTGAACCTTTCAGGTCCAGGGTTTCCTTGACCTGGTCAACCTTTCAGGTACCCCCCGCACGCTAGGAGCGCCACCATGGCCGAGCAGCCGCTGCCCGCCACCGCCCGCGAATGGCACCTCAAGGCCCGCCCCGACGGCTGGCCGGTCCCGGCCGACGCCGCCCTGGTCGAGGCCCCGGTCCGGGAGCCCCGGCCCGGCGAGGTGCTGGTCCGCAACCGATTCCTCTCGGTCGACCCGTACATGCGCGGCCGGATGAACGACGTGAAGTCCTACGTCCCGCCGTTCCAGCTGGACCAGCCGATGGACGGCGGGGCGGTCGGCGAGGTGGTGGCCTCCGCCGCCGAGGGCATCGCGGTCGGCGACACCGTGCTGCACGCGCAGGGCTGGCGGGAGTACGCCACGGTGGCCGCCGAGCACGCCGCCAAGGTGGACGCCGCCCGGGCGCCGCTCTCCGCCTACCTCGGCGTGCTCGGCATGCCGGGCCTGACCGCCTACGCCGGCCTGCTCGAGGTGGGCTCGCTCAAGCCCGGTGAGACCGTCTTCGTCTCCGGCGCGGCCGGCGCGGTGGGCTCGCTGGTCGGCCAGATCGCCCGGCTCAAGGGCGCCGCCCGGGTGGTCGGCTCGGCCGGCTCGGCGGCCAAGGTGGCCAAGCTGGTCGACGACTACGGCTTCGACGCGGCCTTCAACTACAAGGACGGCCCGGTGGCCGAGCAGCTGGCGCAGGCCGCCCCGGACGGCATCGACGTCTACTTCGACAACGTCGGCGGGGACCACCTGGAGGCCGCGATCGGCGCGCTCAACGTGCGCGGCCGGGCGGTGCTGTGCGGTGCCATCGCCCAGTACAACGAGACCGGTCGGCCGGTCGGCCCGCGCAACCTGGCGCTGGCCATCGGCAAGCGGCTGCGCCTGGAGGGCATGCTGGTGAACGACCACGTCGCGCTGCGGCCGCAGTTCACCGCCGAGATGGCGGGCTGGCTGGCGGACGGCAGCCTGCGCTACGAGGAGACCGTGGTGACCGGCATCGAGCACACCATGGACGCCTTCATCGACCTGCTGCGCGGCGGCAACACCGGCAAGATGGTGGTCGCGCTGGACTGACCCGGCGTCAGAATCGAACTGCGCGCGCTCCGACGGCCCGGCATCCGGGTAGCCGGGGCGCGCGCCGCTGTGTCGCGCGACCCCCGTCGGCGAATGCCCAGCAGATCCGAGGGACCGTCAGTTCCCAGGTCAGGGGCCGCGATAGCGTGGCCGCAGCGGCGCACTGCCACCCGATGCGGCCATTCGGGGAGAGATCCCGATCAGGGGTAGACCTCTTCGCGGATCTGACTACCATGATGGAAGGCTGTCCGTTTTGCTCAAGTTAGTGACCGAATGTCGACTGACCTGAGCAGAAGAGGGCGGCGTCGAGCCAGGTGGCGTTCACGACCAACCGGGCATGGCACGAGGCAGCTGGGGAAGGCGACTCTCGTCCACAGCCTGGAGGTCCCGGTGACGACACGTGGCGTCCTGTTCATCCACTCCGCGCCCCGCGCGCTGTGCCCGCACGTCGAATGGGCGGTGGCGGGCGTGCTCGGCGCGCGGGTCAACCTCGACTGGATCCGTCAGCCAGCCGCCCCCGGCCAGTGGCGGTCCGAGCTCTCCTGGCAGGGGGAGGCGGGCACGGCCGCCAAACTGGCCTCCGCGCTGCGCGGTTGGCAGCTGATGCGCTACGAGGTGACCAGCGAGCCCAGCGGCAGCGCCGAGGGCGAGCGCTACTCCAGCACCCCGAGCCTGGGCATCTTCCATGCCGTCACCGGCATCCACGGGGACATCCTGATCCCCGAGGACCGGCTGCGCGCGGTGCTGGTGCGGGCCCGCAGCCAGGGCAGCGACCTGGAGGCCGAGTTGGCCCGGCTGCTCGGCAAGCCCTGGGACGACGAACTGGAGCCGTTCCGCTACGCCGGCGAGGGCGCGCCGGTGCGCTGGCTGCACCAGGTGGTCTGAGCAAGCGTCAGGGCGGCCTCCCCGAGCCGGGGAGGCCGCCCTGAGGGAGCGTCAGACGGTGCGGAAGGCCAGCACCACGTTGTGGCCGCCGAAGCCGAACGAGTTGTTCAGCGCGGCGATCCGGCCCTGCGGCAGCTCGCGCGGCTCGAAGCGCACGATGTCCGCGTCGACCTCGTCGTCCAGGTCGTCCACGTTGATGGTCGGCGGGGCCTGCCGGTGGTGCAGGGCCAGCACGGTGGCGACCGTCTCGACACCGCCGGCGCCGCCCAGCAGGTGGCCGGTCATCGACTTGGTCGCCGAGATCGCCACGTGGTCCAGGTGCTCGCCGAGCTCCTTGCGCAGCGCCTTGATCTCCGCGACATCGCCCTGCGGGGTCGAGGTGGCGTGCGCGTTGACGTGCACCACGGCGGCCTTGTCCAGGTCGGTGTTGGCGAACAGCTGGGCCAGCGCGCGGGCCACGCCGGAGCCGGTCGGCTCGGGCTGGGCGATGTGGTGGGCGTCCGAGGAGAGGCCCTGACCGACCGCCTCGCAGTAGACCTTGGCGCCGCGCTTGGCCGCGTGCTCGGCCGACTCCAGGACGATCACGCCGGCGCCCTCGCCGAGCACGAAGCCGTCCCGGGCCTTGTCGTAGGGGCGGGAGGCGCGCAGCGGCTCGTCGTTGCGCTTGGACATCGCCATCATGCTGGCGAACGCGGCCACCGGCAGCGGGTGGATCGCGGCCTCGGTGCCGCCGGCCACCACCACGTCGGCGCGGCCGGTGCGGATCATCTCGATCGCGTAGCCGATCGCCTCGGCGCCGGAGGCGCAGGCCGAGACCGGGGTGTGCACACCGGCCTGGGCACCGACCTCGATGCCGACGTTGGCGGACGGGCTGTTGGGCATCAGCATCGGCACGGTGTGCGGGGACACCTTGCGGGCGCCCTTCTCCCGCAGCACGTCGTACTGGTCGAGCAGGGTGGTGACGCCGCCGATGCCGGAGGCGATCACGGCGCCCAGGCGCTCGGGGTCGAGGGGGAGGCTTCGTTGGTGGCCGGCTGCTCGTAGCCGGCGTCGGCCCAGGCCT
Protein-coding regions in this window:
- a CDS encoding FtsW/RodA/SpoVE family cell cycle protein; translated protein: MIGSQRASQRAEGQRGADRRRNIEAALLAFALAICLFAYIDADLAMNNKMPPGLLVYGASFTVLVFGAHLVMRKYARYADPLILPCAVLLNGLGLVLLNRLDQSYAIIHSAKGDYQKLPAAPSQVQFLFISVPIAMAMIAFVKHHRFFQRYVYIVMVGGLVLLAAPAFFPGDDFGAKRWIKIPGLPQLEPDEFVKLAICVFFAGYLMMSRDALALVGRKVMGMSLPRMRNLGPVLAIWVISLLVLIFERDLGTSLIFFGVFIVMLYVATERTSWTILGLLMAVGGAAVVGSIEPHVHGRVVAWLHPLDYYKAHHDPALISNQPAEALFSFGTGHLTGTGLGSGRPWLISFAGRSDFIFTTVGEELGLAGVTAVLLVYGLFVQRGLKTAIALSDPFGKLLATGLASAVGLQVFVVVGGVSGLIPLTGKALPFLAAGGSSTLANWLLTGIMLKLSDAAGRNELEPQPESSGVIAPPKPTVAATPATPAAGTVPGQGEARDDDTMYLRATPREAAAPTAPAAPTPPPYGAPTVHGTANRSGAPGAPGAHGVPGMPGIPGTPGMPGTPDLPSTGTQPDTPTF
- a CDS encoding NADP-dependent oxidoreductase, coding for MAEQPLPATAREWHLKARPDGWPVPADAALVEAPVREPRPGEVLVRNRFLSVDPYMRGRMNDVKSYVPPFQLDQPMDGGAVGEVVASAAEGIAVGDTVLHAQGWREYATVAAEHAAKVDAARAPLSAYLGVLGMPGLTAYAGLLEVGSLKPGETVFVSGAAGAVGSLVGQIARLKGAARVVGSAGSAAKVAKLVDDYGFDAAFNYKDGPVAEQLAQAAPDGIDVYFDNVGGDHLEAAIGALNVRGRAVLCGAIAQYNETGRPVGPRNLALAIGKRLRLEGMLVNDHVALRPQFTAEMAGWLADGSLRYEETVVTGIEHTMDAFIDLLRGGNTGKMVVALD
- a CDS encoding ArsR/SmtB family transcription factor gives rise to the protein MTGWSRLDDPSPQLLQQAAASFGLLASTMRLHIVWVLSQGEADVGTLADRVGGTLQAVSQHLAKLKLAGIVSNRREGRRQVYGVEDPQVATLVRLMVENLDAAETPLAEVRRLRSSDG
- a CDS encoding HAD-IC family P-type ATPase, with the protein product MAERAAHQLRPARSRPDDGVPAALGPARLSRLQALRALDSTPRGLPEQEAEDRLARYGENTVLPEPGPGRLRRIRTALADPFTALLTGLAAVCAVIGSWGSTAILGALVAAACALRLTDEHRAATALTALRALVPTTATVLRRAGEAEPLARELPVEQLVPGDVVRLTAGDAVPADLRLLRAEGLTLDQSALTGESEPVHRAAVDLPPPAAASSPFEEPHLCFAGSTVITGSATALVLATGTGTRFGAAHRPGRVRRPGRSAVERGVRRAARAMILFMAAAVPATVAADTLLHGWSASLLPFAVAAAVGLTPELLPLVISAVLARGSAGLRRDGLVVRQLPVIGELGALDVLCLDKTGTLTSGETAVLGGLDLAGEPDQEPLRWAALAAEAALLAGDPGLAAPLDEALLVTADQAGLLDDPGPAAGGTPVVLPFDPVRRYAGAVLSVRDGGHRRLLVVKGAPEAVLDRCPGLPEEQRAAALALVERQAAAGRRLLAVALAEQPKLGTAVDFSGLRLLGFVALRDEPLAGAAAALAELSGTGVALTVLTGDHPSTALRLCEQLGLAVDRVVAGSELAGLTEAEVAAAAARGALFARCDPEQKAAVVRALRRAGHTVGFLGDGVNDVPALRAADIGFATPGAVGAARAWADVLLGGTDLARLGRALSAGREGVARVAAYLRIALSCNLGNAISMLAGGVLLPFLPMLPAQVLLQNVCFDAAQLSFAVSGRATGPGSRPVRLRWGALAVFAVGFGLLNSVADVALFVVMRRVTGGFAGPDAEGMFHTAWFSENLLTQALALPALYGLTGARLRPPRPVWCAAAALAVLGVLLPELPFGAHLGFAALPVGAVGPLALVVLGYGVLLLAARRLWRLLAIWDGRRQAG
- a CDS encoding MarR family winged helix-turn-helix transcriptional regulator, coding for MESNEEQLDEEQLTRDVVELMAGLVAVFHREYEEAAQARSLTGAQAKVLALLRYGPLPMRRIAQTLSCEPSNITGIVDRLETRGFVTREADPQDRRVKLVAATEAGRTASAELRSSLHFAREPLAALPLEERRTLRDLLNRMLTGAQG
- a CDS encoding DUF3145 domain-containing protein — translated: MTTRGVLFIHSAPRALCPHVEWAVAGVLGARVNLDWIRQPAAPGQWRSELSWQGEAGTAAKLASALRGWQLMRYEVTSEPSGSAEGERYSSTPSLGIFHAVTGIHGDILIPEDRLRAVLVRARSQGSDLEAELARLLGKPWDDELEPFRYAGEGAPVRWLHQVV